Proteins from a single region of Acidovorax sp. NCPPB 3576:
- a CDS encoding MFS transporter — protein MPLAEQPAARSTSPGTSASGWIARGSADYRRAAAALFLAGFASFSLIYCVQPLLPAFARSFGISPAQSALPLSLTTGLLAVAIVLAEAFSQALGRRGLMFASMALASLLNIAAAIVPSWHGLLVARALEGLVLGGVPAVAMAYLAEEIDPRHLAHTMGLYVAGTAFGGMMGRVGMGVLTEWVSWRAALGCLGALCLLSAVGFLVLLPRSRHFTPQPGLQIRYHLRAWGGHLRHRGLLRLFAIGFLLTSIFVTLFNYATFRLSGAPYGLSQTQISLMFLVFGFGIVSSSVAGRLADRLGRRGLLVAGFAFMLGGTLLTLSPSLWGVFAGIALVTTGFFIGHSIASSSIGPLAGLTKGHAASLYLWFYYMGSSVVGSVGGWFWQHGGWPAIVGLTGALAVLGVGLSAARPRGPAAKA, from the coding sequence ATGCCCTTGGCAGAGCAGCCTGCGGCCCGATCCACGTCGCCGGGCACGTCCGCTTCGGGCTGGATCGCGCGCGGCTCCGCGGATTACCGGCGGGCCGCTGCGGCACTGTTCCTGGCGGGGTTCGCGAGCTTTTCGCTCATCTACTGCGTGCAGCCGCTGCTGCCGGCCTTTGCCCGCTCGTTCGGCATCAGCCCGGCGCAAAGCGCCTTGCCGCTGTCGCTGACCACCGGCCTGCTGGCTGTGGCGATCGTGCTGGCGGAGGCGTTCTCGCAGGCGCTGGGGCGGCGGGGGCTGATGTTCGCGTCGATGGCGCTGGCTTCGCTGCTGAACATCGCCGCGGCCATCGTGCCCAGCTGGCACGGCCTGCTGGTGGCCCGCGCGCTGGAAGGGCTGGTGCTGGGCGGCGTGCCGGCCGTGGCCATGGCGTACCTGGCCGAGGAGATCGATCCGCGCCATCTGGCGCACACCATGGGCCTGTACGTGGCGGGCACCGCGTTCGGCGGAATGATGGGGCGCGTGGGCATGGGCGTGCTCACCGAATGGGTGAGCTGGCGCGCCGCGCTGGGCTGCCTGGGCGCGCTGTGCCTGCTGTCGGCCGTCGGCTTTCTCGTGCTGCTGCCGCGGTCGCGCCATTTCACGCCCCAGCCCGGGCTGCAGATCCGCTACCACCTGCGGGCATGGGGCGGGCACCTGCGCCACCGCGGGCTGCTGCGGCTGTTCGCCATCGGCTTTCTGCTGACGAGCATCTTCGTCACCCTGTTCAACTACGCCACGTTCCGCCTGTCCGGCGCACCTTACGGCCTGAGCCAGACGCAGATCAGCCTGATGTTCCTGGTGTTCGGCTTCGGCATCGTTTCCTCTTCCGTGGCGGGCCGGCTGGCGGACCGCCTGGGGCGGCGAGGGCTGCTGGTGGCAGGCTTCGCGTTCATGCTGGGCGGCACGCTGCTCACCCTGTCTCCGTCGCTGTGGGGCGTGTTCGCAGGCATCGCGCTGGTGACCACCGGCTTCTTCATCGGGCACTCGATCGCCAGTTCATCCATCGGCCCGCTGGCCGGGCTGACCAAGGGGCATGCGGCATCGCTCTACCTCTGGTTCTACTACATGGGTTCGAGCGTGGTCGGATCGGTGGGCGGCTGGTTCTGGCAGCACGGCGGGTGGCCGGCCATCGTGGGGCTGACGGGTGCGCTGGCGGTGCTGGGAGTCGGACTGTCGGCCGCGCGGCCGCGGGGACCCGCCGCCAAGGCCTGA
- a CDS encoding LysR family transcriptional regulator — MELRHIRYFIAVAEEGNFTRAAARLGMAQPPLSLQIKDLEAEVGVPLFHRVPHGARLTDAGSAFLEGVGGLPARTFDAVRAAQRAARGESGVLHLGFTGSSALNPVVVQAIRSYRRGFAQVELKIDEGNSLTLVERLRDGRLDIAILRPDGLDATGLHFHRYPDEPLIVALPASHAASRKGPRIDLLKLRGEPFILTPRPLGPSLFDAAVAACRAAGFEPQLGPTAPQIVSILALVAAELGVALVPASMRHLAFKGVAYRSLTSQSALVSLAIAHREGDRSPFVQNFVALARPAAR; from the coding sequence ATGGAACTGCGCCACATCCGCTACTTCATCGCCGTGGCCGAGGAAGGCAACTTCACCCGGGCCGCGGCGCGCCTGGGCATGGCGCAGCCGCCGCTGAGCCTGCAGATCAAGGACCTGGAAGCCGAGGTGGGCGTGCCGCTGTTCCACCGCGTGCCGCACGGCGCGCGGCTCACCGACGCAGGCAGCGCTTTCCTGGAAGGCGTGGGTGGCCTGCCGGCGCGCACCTTCGACGCCGTGAGGGCGGCGCAGCGGGCGGCGCGCGGCGAGTCGGGCGTGCTGCACCTGGGGTTCACCGGCTCGTCCGCGCTCAATCCCGTGGTGGTGCAGGCCATCCGCTCGTACCGCCGCGGGTTCGCACAGGTCGAACTGAAGATCGACGAGGGCAACTCCCTCACCCTGGTGGAGCGGCTGCGCGACGGGCGGCTGGACATCGCCATCCTGCGCCCGGATGGCCTGGACGCCACGGGCCTGCACTTTCACCGCTACCCGGACGAGCCGCTGATCGTGGCGCTGCCGGCCAGCCACGCCGCCTCGCGCAAAGGCCCGCGAATCGATCTGCTCAAGCTGCGCGGCGAGCCCTTCATCCTCACGCCCCGCCCGCTCGGACCCAGCCTGTTCGATGCCGCAGTGGCGGCTTGCCGCGCGGCAGGCTTCGAGCCGCAACTGGGACCCACCGCTCCGCAGATCGTGTCGATCCTTGCGCTGGTCGCGGCCGAGCTGGGCGTGGCGCTGGTGCCCGCCTCCATGCGGCATCTGGCCTTCAAGGGCGTGGCCTACCGTTCGCTGACCAGCCAGTCGGCCCTGGTGAGCCTGGCCATCGCCCACCGCGAAGGCGACCGCTCGCCCTTCGTTCAGAACTTCGTTGCGCTGGCCCGGCCCGCGGCCCGATAG
- the cobT gene encoding nicotinate-nucleotide--dimethylbenzimidazole phosphoribosyltransferase, with product MSLAVDLPLPSVAPLADDALAARLQHLLDHKTKPLGALGRLESLALRIGRILGTEAPVLRQPQMLVCAADHGLAARGVSAFPSDVTWQMVENFLAGGAAVSVLARQHGLDLTVADCGVARTIAPRDSAPGQPRLLSHCRVAAGTADASVGPAMTADQCAQAIAHGGAIVRSLPGNALLLGEMGIGNTSVASLLLSRLCGLPIGDCTGAGTGLDVEGVARKRAVLQQALQANAGATEPLQALAALGGLEVATLVGAVLQAASERRVIVVDGFITSAAVLVASRLAPAVLERCVFAHRSGERGHTLLLGELQAEPLLDMGLRLGEGSGAALAWPLLMSACAVLREMASFESAGVAGKV from the coding sequence ATGTCCCTTGCCGTTGACCTGCCGCTGCCCTCCGTCGCTCCCCTGGCCGACGACGCCCTGGCGGCCCGCCTGCAGCACTTGCTGGACCACAAGACCAAGCCGCTGGGCGCTCTGGGCCGGCTGGAGTCGCTGGCGCTGCGCATCGGCCGCATCCTGGGCACCGAGGCGCCCGTGCTGCGCCAGCCGCAGATGCTCGTGTGCGCGGCCGACCATGGCCTGGCGGCGCGCGGCGTGTCGGCCTTTCCAAGCGATGTGACCTGGCAGATGGTGGAGAACTTCCTGGCCGGCGGCGCGGCGGTGAGCGTGCTGGCGCGCCAGCACGGGCTGGACCTGACCGTGGCCGACTGCGGCGTGGCGCGCACCATCGCCCCGCGGGACAGCGCACCGGGGCAGCCGCGCCTGCTCAGCCACTGCCGCGTGGCTGCCGGCACGGCCGATGCATCGGTGGGCCCGGCGATGACCGCGGACCAATGCGCCCAGGCCATCGCCCATGGCGGCGCCATCGTGCGCAGTTTGCCGGGCAATGCCCTGCTGCTGGGCGAGATGGGCATCGGCAACACGTCGGTCGCCTCGCTGCTGCTGTCGCGTCTGTGCGGCCTGCCGATCGGCGATTGCACGGGCGCGGGCACCGGCCTGGATGTGGAGGGCGTGGCACGCAAGCGCGCGGTGCTGCAGCAGGCGCTGCAGGCCAATGCCGGTGCCACCGAGCCGCTGCAGGCGCTGGCCGCGCTGGGCGGGCTGGAGGTGGCCACCCTGGTGGGCGCGGTGTTGCAGGCCGCCAGCGAGCGCCGGGTGATCGTGGTGGACGGCTTCATTACCAGCGCGGCCGTGCTGGTGGCCAGCCGCCTGGCGCCCGCCGTGCTGGAGCGCTGCGTGTTCGCCCACCGCTCGGGCGAGCGCGGCCACACGCTGCTGCTGGGCGAACTGCAGGCCGAGCCGCTGCTGGACATGGGCCTGCGCCTGGGCGAAGGATCGGGCGCCGCGCTGGCTTGGCCGCTGCTGATGTCGGCCTGTGCCGTGCTGCGCGAGATGGCGAGCTTCGAGTCGGCAGGGGTCGCCGGCAAGGTGTGA
- a CDS encoding cobyric acid synthase, translated as MAARCVMVLGTTSGAGKSWLATALCRWYSNQGLKVAPFKAQNMSNNARVVAGPDGGYGEIGSAQYFQALAARAEPDVRMNPLLLKPEADTRSQVVLMGQVSEELSALPWRGRSARVWPQIAAALDALRAENDVVVIEGAGSPAEINLQASDVVNLRVARHAGASCLLVTDIDRGGAFAHLYGTWALVPEDERALIQGFVLNKFRGDAALLAPAPEMLQQLTGVPTVATIPMQWHHGLPEEDGVFDDAARASGVVHTTIAVVAYPRISNLDEFQPLKAVPGVRLLWARSPADVAGADWIVLPGSKATAADLAWLRAQGLDAAVAAHAARGGRVLGICGGLQMLGEALIDTHGVDGNAPGLGLLPLVTAFEPAKTVRHTRTAFGAAQGAWQALAGAAVQGYEIHHGQTAQHPAMAAAGDVAHELIPGLAWQNAHGNVLGVYLHGLFEDAGILRALFGADAPTLDAVFDRLAGGIDTWFSPQWLQAHRGRA; from the coding sequence GCAACCAGGGCCTGAAGGTGGCGCCGTTCAAGGCGCAGAACATGAGCAACAACGCGCGCGTCGTCGCCGGGCCGGACGGGGGTTACGGCGAGATCGGCAGCGCGCAGTATTTCCAGGCCCTGGCGGCGCGGGCCGAGCCCGATGTGCGCATGAACCCGCTGCTGCTCAAGCCCGAGGCCGATACGCGCAGCCAGGTGGTGCTGATGGGGCAGGTGAGCGAGGAGCTGTCCGCATTGCCCTGGCGCGGCCGCAGTGCGCGCGTGTGGCCGCAGATCGCCGCTGCGCTCGATGCGCTGCGCGCCGAGAACGACGTGGTGGTGATCGAAGGCGCGGGGTCTCCTGCCGAGATCAACCTGCAAGCGAGCGACGTGGTCAACCTGCGCGTGGCGCGGCATGCGGGCGCGAGCTGCCTGCTCGTCACCGACATCGACCGGGGCGGCGCCTTCGCCCACCTGTACGGCACCTGGGCCCTGGTGCCCGAGGACGAGCGGGCGCTGATCCAGGGCTTCGTGCTCAACAAGTTCCGGGGCGATGCGGCGTTGCTGGCCCCGGCGCCCGAGATGCTGCAGCAGCTGACCGGCGTACCCACCGTGGCCACCATCCCCATGCAGTGGCACCACGGCCTGCCCGAGGAAGACGGCGTGTTCGACGATGCCGCGCGCGCCAGCGGCGTGGTGCACACCACCATTGCCGTGGTGGCCTACCCGCGCATCAGCAACCTCGACGAGTTCCAGCCCTTGAAGGCGGTGCCCGGCGTGCGGCTGCTGTGGGCGCGCAGCCCGGCCGATGTGGCGGGGGCCGACTGGATCGTGCTGCCCGGCTCCAAGGCCACCGCGGCCGACCTGGCCTGGCTGCGCGCGCAGGGGCTGGACGCCGCCGTGGCCGCGCATGCGGCGCGGGGCGGGCGGGTGCTGGGCATCTGCGGGGGCCTACAGATGCTGGGCGAGGCCCTCATCGACACGCACGGCGTGGACGGCAACGCGCCGGGCCTGGGCCTGCTGCCGCTGGTGACGGCCTTCGAGCCTGCCAAGACCGTGCGCCACACCCGCACCGCGTTCGGCGCCGCGCAGGGCGCCTGGCAGGCGCTGGCCGGCGCGGCCGTGCAGGGCTACGAGATCCACCACGGCCAGACCGCGCAGCACCCGGCGATGGCGGCTGCGGGCGACGTGGCGCACGAATTGATTCCGGGCCTGGCATGGCAGAACGCGCATGGCAACGTGCTCGGTGTGTATCTGCACGGCCTGTTCGAGGACGCGGGCATCCTGCGCGCACTCTTCGGGGCCGACGCGCCCACGCTCGATGCGGTGTTCGACCGGCTGGCCGGCGGCATCGACACCTGGTTCAGCCCGCAGTGGCTGCAGGCGCATCGTGGGCGTGCATGA